GGGCGGTGCGGCGCTCGCGCGGCGCGGTCCGTCGAAGCGCTTTACCTACGGGCTGAAGGGCTCGACGATCCTCGCCGCCCTCGCCAATGCCCTGCTGCTGCTGGTCGCGATCGGCGCCATCGCGATGGAGGCGGTTCAGCGGTTCGGCGATCCCGCCCCCGCCCCCGTCGCCGGCCTCTCGGTCTCGATCGTCGCGGGGCTGGGGATCGCGGTCAACGCCTTCACCGCCTGGCTCTTCGCGCGCGGGCGCAAGGGTGACGTGAACATCCGCGGCGCGTACCTGCATATGCTCTCCGACGCGGTGGTGTCGGCCGGCGTGGTCGTCGCCGGCATCGCGATCTGGCTGACCGGCGCCGGCTGGATCGATCCGCTGGTCAGCCTCGTCATCGCCGCGGTCATCTTCTGGCAGACCTGGGGCCTGCTGCGCGAGACGGTGGAGATGTCGCTCGCCGCCGTCCCGCGCGGCGTCGACTACGATCGCGTCCGCGACGCGCTGGCGACGCTGCCGGGCGTGGCGGAGGTGCACGACCTCCACATCTGGCCGATGTCGACCACCGAGCCCGGGCTGACCGCCCACCTGTGCATCCCCGCGGGCCATCCCGGCGACGCCT
The sequence above is drawn from the Sphingomonas adhaesiva genome and encodes:
- a CDS encoding cation diffusion facilitator family transporter, with translation MGHGHHHHHDHDHHGHGHSHGHVHATPPERWDRVFAIGIGLNLGYVVAEGVAGFAFGSVALLADAGHNLSDVLGLAVAWGGAALARRGPSKRFTYGLKGSTILAALANALLLLVAIGAIAMEAVQRFGDPAPAPVAGLSVSIVAGLGIAVNAFTAWLFARGRKGDVNIRGAYLHMLSDAVVSAGVVVAGIAIWLTGAGWIDPLVSLVIAAVIFWQTWGLLRETVEMSLAAVPRGVDYDRVRDALATLPGVAEVHDLHIWPMSTTEPGLTAHLCIPAGHPGDAFLHDAQEMLHHRFGIGHATIQVETGGVCVLADETRV